The DNA window TTGTTTTTAATTAATTCTATCTAAAATCCATTTATCAGCGGTTTTATATACTTCTTCTTTTCCAATCTCATTAAATATTTCGTGATAGAAACCTTCAAAACCTTTTAATGTTTTGTCTTCAACTTCTAGCTTATCATAATAGCTGATTATATCATTTGGTGGCACTACCATATCTTCTGTTCCATACATTACAAGTATGGGTGAATTCGTTTCATCTGCATTTCTTTGTATATAGCTCATGTTCTGTGAAAGCTCAACGGACATACGCATTTTTATAGCTTCATGACATACTAATGGATCATTAACATAGGCTTCAACTACTGATGGGTCATGGGACAAATATTCAGGTGGAATCTGAGTGCCTGGCATAGGGAAGCTTCCTATAAAATCAACATTTGATACGATTGGCCCCAAAGCACCAGTTAATGTGTTAACAAATTGAGGAACTGCTATTCCTGCAAGATATGCTCCCACTGATGGGCTTGATAAAATTAAATAATCAAAATCTTCTGGATAAACTAGAGCATG is part of the Deferribacterota bacterium genome and encodes:
- a CDS encoding alpha/beta hydrolase, which gives rise to MIKKSVYLFMFVLFFILNLNAQNITHKDGYFTGQLNDKIYYQYWQVENPKAILVIAHGFGEHSGRYIEMADHYTKLGLSVYALDHRGHGRSEGDRWNVEDFDFFLDDLHYYIGNVVRKLENNNRKLFLLGHSMGGEIAAKHALVYPEDFDYLILSSPSVGAYLAGIAVPQFVNTLTGALGPIVSNVDFIGSFPMPGTQIPPEYLSHDPSVVEAYVNDPLVCHEAIKMRMSVELSQNMSYIQRNADETNSPILVMYGTEDMVVPPNDIISYYDKLEVEDKTLKGFEGFYHEIFNEIGKEEVYKTADKWILDRIN